A single window of Archangium gephyra DNA harbors:
- a CDS encoding LysR substrate-binding domain-containing protein, producing MPSLNDISLRQLEYLVAVADLLGFRRAAERCHVSQPALSAQIQQLEAVLGVKLFERDKRRVMLTPAGEELVGRARKVLTEAGDILSAASRLSDPFAGPLTLGVIPTIAPYVLPEVIPALVKQYPRLQLRLREDKTEVLVRDLEEGRLDTALLALVPEVGEVEHAIISEDPFVVAAPPGHPLEKKKQVQFRDLDEENVLLLEDGHCFRGQALALCTRIGAREVDFRATSLTTLAQMVMSGAGGVTLLPALSVPIENRLGQLVVRPFADPSPSRTLALVWRPGFPRADALRALAGTLRSVWPGNKTAKRS from the coding sequence ATGCCCTCCCTGAACGACATCTCCCTGAGGCAGTTGGAGTATCTCGTCGCCGTCGCGGACCTGCTCGGCTTCCGGCGGGCGGCCGAGCGGTGCCACGTCTCCCAGCCCGCCCTGAGCGCGCAGATTCAACAGCTCGAGGCCGTGTTGGGGGTGAAGCTCTTCGAGCGGGACAAGCGCCGGGTGATGCTGACGCCCGCCGGCGAGGAGTTGGTGGGGCGGGCGCGCAAGGTGCTCACCGAGGCCGGGGACATCCTGTCCGCCGCGTCACGGTTGTCGGATCCGTTCGCGGGGCCACTGACCCTGGGGGTCATCCCCACCATCGCGCCCTACGTGCTGCCCGAGGTCATCCCCGCGCTGGTGAAGCAGTACCCCCGGCTCCAGCTTCGCCTGCGCGAGGACAAGACGGAGGTGCTCGTGCGCGACCTGGAGGAGGGACGGCTGGACACGGCCCTGCTGGCGCTCGTGCCCGAGGTGGGGGAGGTGGAGCACGCGATCATCTCGGAGGATCCCTTCGTCGTGGCGGCGCCACCGGGGCACCCGCTGGAGAAGAAGAAACAGGTGCAGTTCCGGGACCTGGATGAGGAGAACGTGCTGCTGCTGGAGGACGGCCACTGCTTCCGGGGACAGGCGCTCGCGCTGTGCACGCGCATCGGAGCGCGCGAGGTGGACTTCCGGGCCACCAGTCTGACGACGCTGGCGCAGATGGTGATGTCGGGCGCGGGGGGCGTCACGCTGCTGCCCGCGCTCTCGGTGCCCATCGAGAACCGGCTGGGCCAGCTCGTGGTGCGGCCCTTCGCGGACCCGTCGCCGAGCCGTACGCTCGCCCTGGTGTGGCGCCCGGGTTTTCCCCGCGCCGATGCACTCCGGGCGCTCGCGGGCACGCTCCGCTCCGTGTGGCCCGGGAACAAGACCGCGAAGCGTTCCTGA
- a CDS encoding catalase, whose protein sequence is MSNRPRLTTEAGAPVADNQHSQTAGATGPVLLQDHHLLEKLARFNRERIPERVVHAVGSGAYGYFEVTNPDISRYTLMKLFDTKGKRTEVFLRFSTVAGSKGAPDTARDPRGFAVRFYTEDGNWDVVGNNTPVFFLRDGIKFPDFIHSQKYDPFTNCQEPDNQWDFFSYSPEATHQFTWLFGDRGIPATLRHTDGFGSHTFQWVNAKGERFWVKFHFKTDQGIRTLSSEEAAAIGGKDPQYHQRDLYTALARGEYPSWTLKVQVMPEADAPTYRFNPFDLTKVWPYKDYPLIEVGKLVLNRAPDNYFADVEQAALDPSNFVPGIGPSPDRMLQARLFAYGDAHRYRLGINHTRLPVNSPRGVQGGARNYGRDGAMAFDGNGGRSKNYEPNSYNGPAQTGDSTGLGVSVTGLTGTYVPVRHAEDNDFVQAGDLYRLMTEPERQRLVENIAGSLSQVSREDVIVRCIAHFRNADEEYGARVAKAVHDKRRSR, encoded by the coding sequence GTGTCCAATCGTCCCCGCTTGACCACCGAGGCCGGAGCTCCGGTCGCCGACAACCAGCACTCGCAGACCGCCGGCGCCACGGGCCCGGTGCTCCTGCAGGACCATCACCTGCTGGAGAAGCTCGCCCGCTTCAACCGCGAGCGCATTCCGGAGCGCGTGGTGCACGCGGTGGGCTCGGGCGCCTACGGCTACTTCGAGGTCACGAACCCGGACATCTCGCGCTACACCCTGATGAAGCTCTTCGACACGAAGGGCAAGCGCACCGAGGTCTTCCTGCGCTTCTCCACCGTGGCCGGCTCCAAGGGCGCCCCCGACACCGCTCGCGACCCGCGGGGCTTCGCGGTCCGCTTCTACACCGAGGACGGCAACTGGGACGTGGTGGGCAACAACACGCCCGTCTTCTTCCTGCGCGACGGCATCAAGTTCCCGGACTTCATCCACTCGCAGAAGTACGACCCCTTCACCAACTGCCAGGAGCCCGACAACCAGTGGGACTTCTTCTCCTACTCGCCCGAGGCCACGCACCAGTTCACCTGGCTCTTCGGTGACCGGGGCATCCCCGCCACACTGCGGCACACGGACGGCTTTGGCTCGCACACCTTCCAGTGGGTGAACGCCAAGGGCGAGCGCTTCTGGGTGAAGTTCCACTTCAAGACCGACCAGGGCATCCGCACGCTCTCCAGCGAGGAGGCGGCGGCCATCGGCGGGAAGGATCCGCAGTACCACCAGCGCGACCTCTACACGGCGCTCGCGCGCGGCGAGTACCCCTCGTGGACGCTCAAGGTGCAGGTGATGCCCGAGGCGGACGCGCCCACCTACCGCTTCAACCCGTTCGACCTCACCAAGGTGTGGCCGTACAAGGACTACCCCCTCATCGAGGTGGGCAAGCTGGTGCTCAACCGGGCCCCGGACAACTACTTCGCGGACGTGGAGCAGGCCGCGCTCGACCCGAGCAACTTCGTGCCCGGCATCGGCCCCTCGCCGGACCGCATGCTCCAGGCGCGCCTCTTCGCCTACGGCGATGCGCACCGCTACCGGCTGGGCATCAACCACACCCGGCTGCCGGTGAACTCGCCCAGGGGCGTGCAGGGCGGCGCGCGCAACTACGGCCGTGACGGCGCCATGGCCTTCGACGGCAACGGCGGGCGGAGCAAGAACTACGAGCCGAACAGCTACAACGGCCCCGCGCAGACGGGCGACTCCACGGGCCTCGGCGTCTCCGTCACCGGCCTCACGGGCACCTACGTCCCGGTGCGGCACGCCGAGGACAACGACTTCGTGCAGGCCGGCGACCTCTACCGGCTGATGACCGAGCCGGAGCGCCAGCGCCTCGTGGAGAACATCGCGGGCAGCCTGTCCCAGGTGAGCCGCGAGGACGTCATCGTGCGCTGCATCGCCCACTTCCGCAACGCCGACGAGGAGTACGGCGCGCGCGTGGCCAAGGCCGTCCACGACAAGCGCCGCTCGCGCTGA
- a CDS encoding ankyrin repeat domain-containing protein, with product MKNQTPDSQTTVTDNEVMALARTAFQYARAGETANLAWLIDSGLPANLSNEKGDTLLMLASYLGQEGAALALLERGADPERVNDRGQTPLAGVAFKGNTAMARLLLDHGAQVDGSGPDGKTPLMFAAMFDQVEVLELLLARGASPEHKDAEGRTALDYARAMGARRTPERLTEWLAVRM from the coding sequence ATGAAGAACCAGACTCCTGATTCGCAGACGACGGTGACGGACAACGAGGTGATGGCCCTGGCGCGGACGGCGTTCCAGTACGCGAGGGCCGGGGAGACGGCCAACCTGGCGTGGCTCATCGACTCGGGGCTGCCGGCCAACCTCAGCAACGAGAAGGGGGACACCCTGCTGATGCTCGCGAGCTACCTCGGCCAGGAGGGCGCGGCCCTGGCCCTCCTGGAGCGGGGCGCCGACCCGGAGCGCGTCAACGACCGCGGCCAGACGCCCCTGGCCGGGGTGGCCTTCAAGGGGAACACCGCCATGGCCCGGCTGCTGCTGGACCACGGCGCCCAGGTGGATGGCTCGGGACCGGACGGCAAGACGCCCCTCATGTTCGCGGCGATGTTCGATCAGGTGGAGGTGCTCGAGCTGTTGCTCGCGCGCGGCGCCTCGCCGGAGCACAAGGACGCCGAGGGCCGCACGGCGCTCGACTACGCCCGCGCCATGGGGGCCCGCCGCACGCCGGAGCGGCTCACGGAGTGGCTCGCGGTCCGGATGTGA